The Aedes aegypti strain LVP_AGWG chromosome 3, AaegL5.0 Primary Assembly, whole genome shotgun sequence genome contains a region encoding:
- the LOC5577809 gene encoding oxygen-dependent coproporphyrinogen-III oxidase, which produces MFFKVFRSTTWLAHGQGKRVLGVVGTIIAGGTITTYYQRNDAHMAAKLTVGKFMAEPITPKDTLVANADDMRTKMELMIMKIQADFCQSLENEENFGKKFTVDRWERKEGGGGITCVLQDGDVFEKAGVNISVVHGVLPKGAIQQMRSRGKQLADGELPFFAAGVSAVIHPRNPMVPTIHFNYRYFEVTDSKGNKQWWFGGGTDLTPYYLDEKDAVHFHQTLKEACDEHDESYYPKFKEWCDKYFYIPHRNECRGVGGIFFDDIDTPDQESAFNFITTCAHSVIPSYLPLVRKHKNDAYGDRERQWQLLRRGRYVEFNLIYDRGTKFGLYTPGARYESILMSLPLTAKWEYMHVPAPDSKEGEITHVLKNPRDWLQTAQNK; this is translated from the exons ATGTTCTTTAAAGTTTTTCGGTCCACAACTTGGCTAGCCCATGGCCAAGGAAAGCGGGTCTTGGG TGTCGTGGGAACGATAATTGCTGGTGGAACGATAACCACATACTACCAACGCAATGACGCACACATGGCCGCGAAATTGACCGTGGGCAAATTCATGGCCGAGCCCATTACTCCGAAGGACACCCTTGTGGCCAATGCTGATGATATGCGAACGAAGATGGAGCTGATGATCATGAAGATCCAGGCGGACTTTTGCCAGTCGCTGGAGAATGAGGAGAATTTCGGCAAGAAGTTCACCGTGGATCGCTGGGAGCGAAAAGAGGGCGGTGGCGGAATTACGTGCGTCCTTCAGGATGGGGACGTATTCGAGAAGGCCGGCGTGAACATATCCGTGGTACATGGGGTGCTTCCGAAGGGTGCCATACAGCAGATGAGGTCACGCGGGAAGCAACTGGCGGATGGAGAGTTGCCTTTCTTTGCTGCCGGTGTTAGCGCCGTCATCCACCCGAGGAATCCGATGGTTCCGACGATTCACTTTAATTACCGTTACTTCGAGGTAACTGATTCGAAGGGTAACAAGCAGTGGTGGTTCGGAGGAG GCACTGATTTAACTCCATACTACCTTGATGAAAAGGACGCAGTCCATTTTCATCAAACGCTGAAGGAAGCATGTGACGAGCACGACGAGAGCTACTATCCCAAGTTCAAGGAATGGTGtgataaatatttttacattcCCCATCGCAATGAATGTCGCGGAGTTGGGGGTATCTTCTTCGATGACATCGATACGCCGGACCAGGAAAGTGCATTTAACTTCATCACGACCTGTGCCCACTCGGTGATACCGTCCTACCTGCCGCTGGTTCGGAAGCACAAAAATGACGCCTACGGAGATCGCGAACGGCAGTGGCAGTTGTTGCGCCGGGGCCGCTACGTGGAATTCAACCTGATCTACGATCGCGGTACGAAGTTTGGCCTGTACACGCCTGGGGCGCGCTACGAAAGTATACTGATGTCGCTTCCACTGACGGCG AAATGGGAATACATGCACGTGCCTGCACCGGACAGCAAGGAAGGTGAAATTACACATGTCCTGAAGAACCCACGAGACTGGCTACAGACAGCGCAGAACAAATGA